The DNA sequence GTTGTGTTGATGAGCACAGAGGCCTAGGGAGTGTTGCTTGTTCAAAAAGCGTAGAAGAGGTTGTTTGGCCAAAAAGGGCACCGGAGATATGGTGGCCTGTTGAAGTAAGTTGATTGGCAATCCTTTCTGCAAGTTAAATTTCTCTAAAGTTGACCATTTTTTGCTATTCTAATCTGCATATATATAGTCCGgtgaacaattttatttttacctaattaattaaaattttctttatattcaatcaaattagttcattttatttatacaaattagtttaattttatataaagtaaaaattaattgatttgaaaTTTCATACACACCCCAATAATTTTACCTGGATAACTGAGGTACCAGCTTAATGTTATGGCATGCACAGATTAAAATGGAGCACAACTCGGAAAGAGGACCGCAGGGTGATGGTGTGCTTGGTGGTGTTGTTAGTGCTGGTGATGCAGGTGTTGTGGCTGCTAATGGTGGGGGTGCTGCTGTTGATAGTGTATTGAGACCAAATAATCATGGTGAGGATGTGGAGGAAATGAAGAAAAAGATGGAGTCCTTGGAAGAAAAACTGAAGGAGACGGAAGAAAAACTGAAGGAGAAGGATGAAGACTTTGAAAGCCTTCAAGATTCATATCAAGCTCTACTTGTAAAGGAGAGGAACAACAATGACCAGTTAGAAGATGCTCGAAAAAAGCTAATAAATGTGAGTTGTTTTGTTGTCTTACATTTTAATATGGACTTCACTGTCAATGAATCTGAGTTTTCTTTACATGTCTTGCTCGAGTAATAATTTCATTGTCCACACATAGGAAAATGAACTGAAATATTTAATCTCTTTTGTTATGAATATCTATTTGCGTAAATTATGAGCCATTCAAGGCCGTAAAAGTTCAGCCTGCATACTTTAGCCAAGTCATTCATGATAACCTGACTCTCCCTATACTACAAACCATGCACACTCGATAGCAATTATCTTTTGTtgataacaattatatataagcAAATGTCTTGCAATTTCTAGTTCGGGAAAATAgaaactgaaaaatatgtattgttTTGATAGTGTCCACCAAAGGTGATCATTTTATTGTTTCAATAGGTTTTGAAGGATAGGCGGACTAACATGAGGGCCTATACTGGTGTCAAGCTGATGGGAGACCTTAACCTCAAACCCATATTTGCTGCTACAAAGAAAAAGTATCCTCCTGCCGAAGTTGAATTGAAAGCAATGGAATTTTCATCCCTGCTAGAGGAGAAACTTCGGGATCCAAACTGGTACCCCTTTAAGGTCATAACATTTGGTGAAGATAGCAAGGTAAGCATTCTGTAGATAAATTTACTTGTCAACTCGAAAGTCATAGCTTCTCCCTTTTACGCAGACCATATCTTTTTACAGTCACTCATGCATCATTGTGATTAATGACTTGTATTCTCCCTGACATTGTAGTAGTTTGTAACCGGACAGTTTCTAGACCACTCTATATATTCTCGTTTCCTTGCTcacgatctctctctctctctctctctctctctctctctctctctctatttccTTATTGTATGTTTTGATTTCATGTGACATGTTAGAGAGTTATCAATGACTAAGATGAAAGCCTGGTGATCATAAAGAGTGAGTGGGGTGATGAAGTGTATAACTCGGTGGTGAAGGCACTAACAGAATTAAACGAGTACAATTCAAGTGGAAGATATCCCGTTCCCGAGTTGTGGAATTTCAAAAAAGGAAAGAAGGCTACCTTAGGTGAGGGTGTCGATTTCATGGAAAGGTTGTGCAAGAGAAACAAGAGGAAGAGAAATTAAAGTATTCTTGTACTAATGATTTGCACCCCTTCTTTACCTTACCCGTTTGATTGTCGATGTGTTAGGACCATTTTTCTATGTTGCATACGAATTTCATATATCTTTTTATACATCTTTATAAGCATGAGCATGTAGAATGTTCAACTTTCAACCAAATTAAGGAATTTATTCCTAAATAAATCCAAAGcggatatatatgtgtgtatgtctATATATATGCGGAGAGGACGGCAGGAACCATTTTTCACATTactatatatcattaattatttgcctacacaatataacattttattttaatatagaatattatgatGCATAAATTTCATATACTTAAAACTTGTAGGAATTGAAAAAGATCAATTTTTagttcatattttataattttgaatgaattttaaaagaataaattcCTCGATTTTATTCATGGCCGGCCAACAAAATTGAAAAGAGACACAACCACTTAATGTTTTGTGATAAGTACCTGACAGCCCTCGTCTGATATCATTGGCTCTAGCCGTGGCGGAGCCCACatgcacggatttgtttttggcTTCTCGTATCAAAAGAACTCATGCTAATGGACTAGTTTGGATACTTATTTTGAAGACAAATCTATTTTATCTTTACGATGCGGGAGTTGGGTTGACACCCACTCACCACTACCCACACtttgtgatttttcttttttttatttgtgttgCTAAACTGATATAGTTCTTgcagtaaatataaatatataacagtATTTGCATAAATGTATATGTGTACTTGGGAAGTGGATGCTTAATATACAATTATAGCTGCAC is a window from the Daucus carota subsp. sativus chromosome 8, DH1 v3.0, whole genome shotgun sequence genome containing:
- the LOC108199950 gene encoding uncharacterized protein LOC108199950 → MNLQLFPQSDTINGICRTLTKLSPAENKDRVGDIMDLPHSHWVSIKEIEENKFSCVDEHRGLGSVACSKSVEEVVWPKRAPEIWWPVEIKMEHNSERGPQGDGVLGGVVSAGDAGVVAANGGGAAVDSVLRPNNHGEDVEEMKKKMESLEEKLKETEEKLKEKDEDFESLQDSYQALLVKERNNNDQLEDARKKLINVLKDRRTNMRAYTGVKLMGDLNLKPIFAATKKKYPPAEVELKAMEFSSLLEEKLRDPNWYPFKVITFGEDSKRVIND